The stretch of DNA actaaacaaggccctagttatAAAAGCAGAAAATTCCAGCTCACGTATTTGTTTGTGGTCTAGTATAGTTTGGACTCATCCGCCCATGCATATGCATATTATTTTCCACACGGTCATGAATTCAATGGAGATCCTACCTTTCCTTGAGCTCATTTTGATATGGTATGAATAATAAATATATGATATATCTGGTATAGGGCCAGTGTGGTGTTTTTATTTCTTCTTATATGAGCATTGGTAACCAATAAGaaaatctctctttttttttagataatggaacaAGGCAAGGTTCCAGAAGAAAAACTCTTCCAGGTTGGTTGAGAGTGAGTAGAATAATATGGGCGCTATCCATGGAGAAAGTCAACTGAAATAGTTACTAGGATAGTCAAAATGTTTTCTTATACTTACATGGTAATCAATACTATAGATatgatttttattttaatttctgGTGTGACTACTGTTGCTGAAAAATATTGGTAACGACACCTATCTCATGTGCTTGCACGTGTCATCATACATAGAGGAGAGCCATGGTTGTTTGAAAGTGATTTTGTTTCAAAAGAAAACATCACTTTCTTGCGCACCAAATTAAACGCTATACCAACGTAAGAGAAAAATCTGTAATGGATTTAAAGCATGCGAGAAGATTGGTTTTTACTGGGCAAATGTTAAGCAGTAATTAATTATGTGTTCCTATAAAGTTGTTAGCTTGGAGCTCTCCATTGGATAGTAGGGTAGGGTAGGTGGGTACTGATAACAGTATGTCCAAGTACCTTGAAGATACAATGAACCTACATCGCTTTTATTAAAGTATCGGTAAAAAAAAGGTTGAATGCTGAAAGATCATTTATAAACGCTGCAAAAGACAATGCCTACATTGCTCAAGTTTCTGTAGTTCAAAAACCTacagcaattttttttttggaatagGTAGTCAGGATAAGAAATTATGCTCACTTTCAAGTCTTTTTATGGCCTATTTGTATGAGCTAGAGCTAATTATTAGTTAGGTTTAAAATTAGCTTAAATTAGCCAGCTAACTATTTAGCTAATAATTAGATGAAGACTTGTCTAGAAAAACTGAGCTCACCTATTAGCCTTTTCTGTTTGAATTCACTAGAGCTAATTTGGACTAATTTTAAGCTAGCTAGTGATTAGCCCTTGTATTCAAAGAGGTCATTTAGATTTTGAATTAGAGGCAAATTCAGATTTTATGGATGTACTGCTAGCCCGTTTAAAAATGCAAGTCTCCATAATGTTGTCAAACTCAAACAAAAAAGttggttattttttttatttagatctcCACTAATTGCAAATATCTCACGCCTCCAAAATTCATAATTGTCATGATTAAATTCATGGAGGTAGATTCGTCTCAAAGAGAAACGACGACGATCAGTTGGGTGAGAAAAATATCGTTTGCCTGACCCCGGGTCAGTTGGTTCCAACTGCACTTTCTGAAAAGCGCGCAGATTCCTCGCAGGGGCATTACCGGAACCGATACACGAGCTCAGCGCACATCAGTCGGCACATGTGGTCCGTGTAAACCGAAAGAGTATTAAAAGTGATCTCTTGTTGTTAAGATTAAACAATTCGAGGAGGAACTGATTCTTGTGTTGCCTCTTCTACGGTTTTACATTAAAGATAGTTGAGAGGTGCAGGATGGCTCGTACTAAAGTTTGGGGGGTAAGAAATGTGACCTAACATGAATTTCAATTGAAGCAGTTGCTGGAAATAGCAAGAGAATAAAGAGAGCTACAGCTTTAGTTCCGAGTAAGAACAAGAAGATGTACTCAATAAAAAATAATTCAGACTTAGCCAAAAGTTTATTATTATACACACTGAACCGCAGTCGTAGAATAAAACTCTAAACTAAAGTAAGTATTAtcaatcttttttttaaaaaaaaagtattaCTATCCCACAAAGATGCCTATTTAAAAGTAGCAAAATGAATGTCTTTTACACtacttttcatttttttttcattaaGTTTGATCGAGCCAAACTACACCATAGAGACGTTTATTTAGATGTCTCAATCATAGCTCTAATACAAGTCCAATACCTAAActttaaaaaaaactaaacctCTCACAATAGTACGTAACACGTCACATCGCAACACACATAAGATACTCTTACAGTCCAAATAAATCAGCCACGCCGCCTAAACCGCCAAACTCCCCCCAATAACCCAGTGTCCCGCTAGGACTGGTACatcatatatttatattaataAGAGTGTAAAAGCTTTCATTCTATAAATTTAACCAACCCGTCACGAACCGGCACGCGGCACCCTGGTACACCCACCATGGTGCACCTAGCAATTCGGCCGCATGATGGACGAACAGAAACAACCCACGGCAGCCCCACTGACAGCCACCCAAGACCAGACTAGTAAAGATTCCCTTCACCTTTCTCCCATCATCATTTCATCAGAGCCATTCTGAAACCACCCCCCTACCCCATGGAAGCGGAAAATTACCAAAACGCCCCCGTCTGCGAGTTTACCGAAATGCCCTTGCCCAGGCATTAAATAAGCCTCCCCGGCTCACCTgatcccctcccccttccctCTCCTCCGCCTCCGATTGAGTGGCTCACCTTCTTCCCCACCCAGCAATCCTTTCTCTCTCGATCGAGAGAGAGATTCCAGCTCGGTTCTCCTCCAGAGGTCCGTCGAGCAGACCAGCCTCCTCCGAGGACCGAAGCTCTCTCTGCCCAGGTCGTCGCCAGTCAAGGAACTGCTGCTGTTCTTGGCAGATCTTGGCCGGAGATCCGAACAAACTTGCGCGTTGGGGGGTTCGCCGGGGTTCCTTGCGCTGGAGGGAGGTTTCGTTCTCGCCGGCCATGGTTTGGCTGGGAAGCACCAGCAGCACCGCCTTGATGCCAAATCTCTGAGCTTTATGAAGATCGCCACTCACCTGCGCCGCTCCTGCTTCCTCCACTCCTTCTCCGTTGTCTTCCTCTACTGGTTTTATGTGATCTCATAACTTGCCCTCCCCCGGATCCGCCATTCCTTCCCCCGTTCTGCTCTCTCCCTTCTCCCACCCCCTTCGTCCTTCCTTGCTTTCCCGAATAATAAATAGCAGTAGCTGCAGCAGCGGCAGCGGTAGAGGATCTTTTTGGAGGTAAGCTtgatgtcgtcgtcgtcgctgtctCCGGCGGGGACGGGGAGGACGTCCGGGTCGTCGGACGGCGactcggcgtcggcggcggacaCGCACCGGCGCGAGAAGCGGCGGCTGTCGAACCGCGAGTCGGCGCGGCGGTCGCGGCTGCGGAAGCAGCAGCACCTGGACGAGCTGGtgcaggaggtggcgcgcctgcaGGCCGAGAACGCGCGCGTCGCGGCGCGCGCCGCCGACATCGCGTCCCAGTACGCGCGCGTCGACCAGGAGAACACCGTGCtccgcgcccgcgccgccgaGCTCGGCGACCGCCTCCGCTCCGTCAACGATGTGCTCCGCGTCGTCGAGGACTTCAGCGGCGTCGCCATGGACATCCAGGACGAGATGATGCCCGCCGACGACCCGCTTCTCCGCCCCTGGCAGCTGCCCGGCTaccccgccgccgccatgcCCATCGGCGCCCCGCACATGCTCCACTACTGATGATTGCTTGGagtcaggcaggcaggcagctgGGGCTGGTTGGTTGGCAACAAGACAAGAAGAATTGGCTGCGTCTCTGCACATGATCACATTCACCCTGGCTGCTTTTGAGAATTATACATAGGCTCTACTATCTGCTGCTGTGTTAAATCTACCACCTCCTGGTTTCTCTTCTCCAATAATTCTTGCTCTTCTGTCAGTGTGTATGAGATGATGCTCATCTTATATGTTATGTAAGGCTTAATtatgtgtctggttgtaacttcCTGTCTTGTAATGTTATATGAACAATAAGTGTTATGTAATCTTCTACTGTTAAGTGTTAATTCAGATCTGATGATGTCT from Sorghum bicolor cultivar BTx623 chromosome 8, Sorghum_bicolor_NCBIv3, whole genome shotgun sequence encodes:
- the LOC8068838 gene encoding ocs element-binding factor 1, producing MSSSSLSPAGTGRTSGSSDGDSASAADTHRREKRRLSNRESARRSRLRKQQHLDELVQEVARLQAENARVAARAADIASQYARVDQENTVLRARAAELGDRLRSVNDVLRVVEDFSGVAMDIQDEMMPADDPLLRPWQLPGYPAAAMPIGAPHMLHY